A single Haloglycomyces albus DSM 45210 DNA region contains:
- a CDS encoding ribonuclease J gives MSLTRPKNLAAPSELAPGGLRVVPLGGLGAIGRNMTLFEHEGRLLIVDCGVLFPDVDQPGVDLILPDFSPILDRLDDIEAIVVTHGHEDHIGGIPYLLKHKNDIPLVGSQFSISLVEAKLREHRIKPTTTIVTEDDTLDLGPFGLEFLAVNHSIPDALAVAIRTSAGLALHTGDFKMDQLPLDGRITDLAGFGRLGREGVDLLLSDSTNAETPGFVTSEREIGPVIDDMFDGVQGRIIVASFASHVHRVQQIFDAAHNHGRKVAFVGRSMVRNMGIAQDLGLLRVPEGLLVSMDRAVDLPNDEVVFMSTGSQGEPMSALGRMASGDHRHITIEPDDTIILASSLVPGNETAVYGVINRLAMTGATVIHKGVAKVHVSGHAPAGELLYVLNTVKPSNVIPIHGEARHLQAHARLATQSGVEEDQVIVAENGDVIDLIDGKAELVGHVDNKLVYVDGLSVGDVVEPVLRERRVLGDGGFISATVVIDSENGKVVGGPTISAKGFSNDPRAFDEVLPLINSAMEKAARDDVLDPHRLQQIMRRTVGKWVNDTYRRRPMIVPHVLEV, from the coding sequence GTGAGTCTAACGCGACCGAAGAATCTTGCCGCACCGTCCGAATTGGCTCCCGGAGGGTTGCGCGTCGTTCCTCTGGGGGGACTGGGCGCGATCGGTCGTAACATGACCCTCTTCGAGCATGAGGGTCGTCTTCTGATTGTGGACTGCGGAGTGCTGTTTCCCGATGTGGATCAGCCCGGGGTGGATTTGATTCTGCCGGACTTCTCACCGATTCTGGATCGGCTCGACGACATTGAAGCCATCGTGGTCACTCACGGCCACGAGGATCATATCGGTGGTATTCCATACCTGTTGAAACATAAAAACGACATTCCTCTGGTCGGGTCGCAGTTCTCGATCTCGCTCGTTGAGGCGAAGCTGAGAGAGCACCGCATCAAGCCGACCACCACGATCGTCACCGAGGACGACACCCTGGACCTTGGTCCGTTCGGGCTGGAGTTTCTAGCGGTCAACCACTCGATTCCGGACGCTTTGGCGGTCGCGATTCGTACCTCTGCCGGTTTGGCCCTGCACACCGGGGACTTCAAAATGGACCAGTTGCCGCTGGACGGCCGCATTACCGACCTGGCCGGCTTCGGTCGTTTGGGCCGTGAAGGTGTGGACCTGCTCCTGTCCGATTCCACGAACGCGGAGACGCCTGGTTTCGTGACGTCGGAACGTGAAATCGGACCGGTCATCGACGACATGTTCGACGGGGTGCAGGGGCGTATCATCGTCGCCTCGTTCGCCAGCCACGTGCACCGCGTGCAGCAGATCTTCGACGCCGCGCACAATCACGGCCGGAAGGTCGCCTTCGTGGGCCGTTCCATGGTGCGCAACATGGGGATCGCCCAGGACCTTGGCTTGTTGCGGGTTCCCGAGGGGCTTCTGGTCAGCATGGATCGGGCGGTGGATCTGCCCAACGACGAGGTCGTCTTCATGTCGACCGGTTCGCAGGGCGAACCGATGAGTGCCTTGGGACGCATGGCCTCCGGTGACCACCGGCATATCACCATCGAGCCCGACGACACGATCATTCTGGCCTCGTCGCTGGTACCGGGCAATGAGACCGCCGTCTATGGTGTGATCAACCGTCTTGCCATGACCGGGGCTACGGTGATCCACAAGGGTGTGGCCAAGGTGCACGTCTCGGGGCACGCGCCGGCCGGTGAGTTGCTGTACGTGCTCAATACCGTGAAGCCGTCCAACGTCATTCCAATCCACGGAGAGGCACGCCATCTACAGGCGCACGCGCGTTTGGCGACGCAGTCCGGAGTGGAAGAGGATCAGGTGATCGTGGCGGAGAACGGTGACGTCATCGATCTGATCGACGGTAAGGCGGAGCTGGTCGGGCATGTCGACAACAAACTCGTTTACGTGGACGGTCTTTCCGTGGGCGACGTGGTCGAGCCCGTTCTGCGGGAACGTCGCGTGCTCGGAGACGGGGGATTCATCTCGGCGACGGTAGTGATCGATTCGGAGAACGGCAAGGTCGTCGGTGGCCCCACGATCTCGGCCAAAGGCTTCTCCAACGATCCACGTGCCTTTGACGAGGTTTTGCCGTTGATCAACAGTGCGATGGAAAAGGCGGCCCGTGACGACGTCCTCGATCCGCACCGTCTGCAACAGATCATGCGTCGAACGGTGGGGAAGTGGGTCAACGACACCTATCGGCGGCGCCCCATGATCGTTCCGCACGTGCTGGAGGTTTAA
- a CDS encoding SDR family oxidoreductase: MGKTVVITGAGRGLGRALAEKFIAHGDRVVPVVRNDSSVEDLDVDTTIVADLSDATTIAGAVQQADVDEVDILIHNAGVAHIGSLAEQGLEQWRQSLDVNVLAPVELTRVLLPRLRESKGHILFVNSGAGLSAGPVWASYAASKHALKAVADSLRAEERPHGVRVSSLYPSHFDTDMQRQVRDDLGAKYDPARATSVDSIADSIIALVDSPADLVFEDVRVAPPNPLSMSTPKK, translated from the coding sequence GTGGGAAAAACAGTAGTGATTACAGGCGCCGGACGCGGTTTGGGTCGTGCGCTGGCGGAAAAATTCATCGCTCACGGCGACCGGGTGGTTCCGGTGGTACGGAACGACTCGTCTGTGGAAGACCTGGACGTCGATACGACCATTGTGGCGGATCTGTCGGACGCCACGACGATAGCCGGTGCCGTACAGCAAGCCGATGTGGACGAGGTGGACATTCTCATTCACAATGCCGGTGTGGCCCATATCGGTTCACTCGCCGAACAAGGTTTGGAACAGTGGCGTCAGTCTCTGGACGTCAATGTACTGGCTCCCGTGGAGTTGACTCGAGTGCTCTTGCCTCGCCTGCGAGAATCGAAGGGGCATATTCTGTTCGTCAATTCCGGAGCGGGACTCTCCGCCGGTCCGGTATGGGCCTCGTATGCGGCGTCCAAGCATGCGCTGAAAGCGGTCGCCGATTCCCTACGAGCGGAGGAACGACCTCACGGAGTGCGGGTTTCGAGCCTGTATCCCTCCCATTTCGACACCGACATGCAGCGTCAGGTTCGCGACGACCTCGGAGCGAAGTACGATCCTGCCCGCGCCACCAGTGTCGACAGCATCGCCGACTCGATCATCGCCCTGGTGGACTCTCCCGCCGACCTGGTTTTCGAGGACGTCCGTGTCGCACCGCCGAATCCATTGTCGATGTCCACACCAAAGAAGTAA
- a CDS encoding FtsK/SpoIIIE family DNA translocase — MAGTSRARKTTAKKRSRTTRSSARRSTNTRRTPPRQSGGAKKRTTARRSSTAGRTKRTPAQKRAAKQRRADMIPGPLEAGGMAARGIWSGTARATGWLARSVGQEAASARELDPEFRRDGLGLIWIALGIVLGAAVWFDVTGVAGKYFSFGLEWLMGLATRVLPVLLALWGVKLMRQAPPEEGHGRSLVGWIAMWAACLGLLHLIDGQPTAMSDRMEAGGQLGWIIGGALSFGVSAWVAVPLLVLLLFFGVLVATATPVAEIPARLASLWALATGKVPDYSGASETRDADPPDTPKKSKRRRPTKSETQDTVVMSEEDEPSGPPRLKPQEVPQLNDDPIDVAEEAGTGSADSAAVIMPEKAPEPPTASAPLVNEVDSEGTYETPSLDLLTVGPAAKKRSKANETVIASLQEVFEQFKVDAAVTGFTRGPTVTRYEVELGPAVKVERVLQLSKNIAYAVKSADIRIINPIPGKSAVGVEIPNTDRENVALGDVLRSRQARDDQHPLVTGLGKDIEGGFVLSNLTKAPHMLIAGATGSGKSSCINSILMSLLTRATPDEVRVLLVDPKRVELSSYEGIPHLVHPIVTNPKKAADALNWVVKEMDQRYEDLAGAGVRHIEEFNKKVDAGELETMPGSDRPARKHPYLLVIVDELADLMMVAARDVEEAVVRITQLARAAGIHLILATQRPSVDVVTGLIKANVPSRLAFSTSSLADSRVILDQPGAEKLVGRGDGLFLPMGAAKPERIQGSWVGDAEIDAVVAHAKQQMTPQYIEEVTASASAKKDIDPDIGGDLDVLCQAVEQVVTTQFGSTSMLQRKLRVGFAKAGRLMDLMETRGVVGPSEGTKARDVLVKPDDLDGVIASLRGEPTP, encoded by the coding sequence ATGGCCGGAACCTCACGTGCCCGTAAGACTACGGCGAAGAAGCGATCGCGCACCACGCGATCGAGTGCACGACGCTCCACGAACACACGTCGCACTCCACCGAGGCAGAGCGGCGGAGCCAAAAAGCGGACCACCGCACGCCGTTCCTCCACGGCGGGGCGCACGAAAAGGACCCCCGCGCAGAAGCGGGCCGCCAAACAACGTCGTGCCGATATGATTCCCGGACCGCTCGAAGCCGGAGGTATGGCGGCACGGGGAATTTGGAGCGGAACCGCCCGCGCCACCGGGTGGCTCGCCCGTTCGGTGGGACAGGAAGCCGCCAGCGCGCGCGAGTTGGACCCCGAATTCCGACGTGACGGTTTGGGGCTCATCTGGATCGCGCTCGGCATTGTGTTGGGCGCGGCCGTATGGTTCGACGTCACCGGCGTGGCGGGCAAGTACTTTTCCTTCGGTTTGGAATGGCTCATGGGCTTGGCCACCCGCGTGTTGCCGGTCCTCTTGGCGTTGTGGGGAGTCAAACTCATGCGTCAAGCACCTCCCGAGGAAGGACACGGACGCTCTCTGGTCGGCTGGATCGCCATGTGGGCCGCCTGCCTCGGCCTACTGCATCTCATTGACGGCCAACCCACCGCCATGAGTGACCGTATGGAGGCGGGCGGACAGCTCGGCTGGATCATCGGTGGAGCGCTGTCCTTCGGAGTCTCGGCCTGGGTGGCGGTGCCTTTGCTCGTGCTGCTGCTGTTTTTCGGCGTATTGGTCGCCACGGCCACGCCGGTCGCCGAGATCCCGGCACGTCTGGCGTCGTTGTGGGCCTTGGCGACCGGAAAGGTTCCCGACTATTCCGGAGCGTCGGAAACGCGCGATGCGGACCCGCCGGATACTCCCAAGAAGTCAAAACGGCGTCGTCCCACCAAATCCGAAACACAGGACACCGTGGTCATGAGCGAGGAGGACGAGCCCTCCGGGCCACCACGGTTGAAACCACAGGAGGTACCCCAGCTCAACGACGATCCGATCGATGTGGCGGAGGAAGCCGGTACCGGAAGTGCCGATTCGGCGGCGGTCATCATGCCCGAGAAAGCCCCCGAACCGCCTACCGCGTCCGCGCCGTTGGTCAACGAGGTGGATTCGGAGGGTACGTACGAGACGCCCTCGCTCGACCTCCTGACGGTCGGCCCGGCCGCCAAGAAACGCTCGAAGGCCAACGAAACCGTCATCGCCTCACTTCAAGAGGTCTTTGAACAGTTCAAAGTAGACGCCGCGGTTACCGGATTTACGCGTGGACCCACGGTGACACGCTACGAAGTGGAACTCGGCCCGGCGGTGAAGGTCGAACGTGTTCTGCAGCTGTCGAAGAACATCGCCTACGCGGTCAAAAGCGCCGATATCCGTATCATCAACCCGATCCCCGGGAAAAGCGCCGTCGGTGTGGAAATCCCCAATACCGACCGGGAAAACGTCGCCCTGGGAGACGTGCTGCGCTCGCGGCAGGCACGCGACGACCAACACCCCCTCGTGACCGGGCTGGGCAAGGACATCGAAGGCGGCTTCGTGCTGTCCAACCTGACCAAGGCTCCGCACATGCTCATCGCCGGAGCGACCGGGTCGGGTAAATCCAGCTGCATCAACTCGATCCTCATGTCACTGTTGACCCGTGCGACCCCGGACGAGGTGCGTGTCCTGTTGGTGGACCCCAAACGCGTCGAGCTCAGTTCCTATGAGGGCATTCCCCATCTGGTGCATCCCATCGTCACCAACCCGAAGAAGGCCGCCGACGCGTTGAACTGGGTGGTCAAGGAAATGGACCAGCGTTACGAAGACCTCGCCGGAGCCGGAGTGCGGCACATCGAGGAGTTCAACAAAAAGGTCGACGCCGGAGAGCTGGAAACCATGCCCGGCAGTGACCGTCCCGCCCGCAAACACCCCTACCTCCTGGTCATCGTCGATGAGTTGGCCGATCTGATGATGGTGGCGGCACGGGACGTCGAGGAAGCCGTGGTCCGTATCACGCAGCTGGCCCGAGCGGCGGGCATCCACCTCATCCTGGCGACACAACGCCCCTCGGTGGACGTCGTGACCGGACTGATCAAGGCCAATGTGCCCTCGCGGCTGGCCTTCTCCACCTCGTCCCTGGCCGACAGCCGAGTCATCCTGGACCAGCCGGGAGCCGAGAAACTGGTCGGTCGCGGAGACGGGCTCTTCCTCCCCATGGGTGCGGCCAAACCCGAGCGTATCCAAGGGTCCTGGGTCGGAGACGCCGAAATCGACGCCGTGGTCGCCCATGCCAAACAGCAGATGACCCCGCAATACATCGAAGAGGTCACCGCGAGCGCATCGGCCAAGAAGGACATCGACCCGGATATCGGCGGTGATCTCGACGTGCTCTGTCAGGCCGTCGAGCAGGTCGTGACCACGCAATTCGGATCGACATCGATGCTGCAACGTAAACTACGTGTCGGGTTCGCCAAGGCGGGCCGCCTGATGGACCTCATGGAAACGCGAGGCGTCGTCGGCCCCTCCGAAGGTACCAAGGCCCGAGACGTCCTGGTGAAACCGGATGACCTGGACGGGGTCATCGCTTCGTTGAGAGGAGAACCCACCCCATGA
- a CDS encoding DUF1992 domain-containing protein: MTKAERGIEGAIADAQRRGEFDNLPGAGKPLPQDSESYGEDWWLKQKSTRENIGADALPTTIKLARELDALDDTLAGLSTETRVRKYLDDLNTRLKKALMFPGDGPPLRRGLVQVDEAVDAWRSQRRDA, translated from the coding sequence ATGACCAAAGCGGAACGCGGAATCGAAGGAGCCATCGCCGACGCACAGCGGCGTGGAGAATTCGACAACCTACCCGGCGCGGGGAAACCCTTGCCGCAGGATTCCGAATCCTATGGCGAGGACTGGTGGTTGAAGCAGAAGAGTACCCGGGAAAACATCGGTGCCGACGCCTTGCCCACCACCATCAAGCTCGCCCGTGAACTCGACGCACTCGACGACACTCTCGCAGGGCTTTCCACCGAAACCCGGGTACGAAAATACCTGGACGACCTCAACACGCGACTGAAGAAGGCCCTCATGTTCCCCGGCGACGGGCCACCCCTCCGGCGTGGACTCGTGCAGGTGGACGAGGCCGTCGACGCCTGGCGCTCCCAGCGACGCGACGCCTGA
- the rimO gene encoding 30S ribosomal protein S12 methylthiotransferase RimO, whose protein sequence is MVSAVDENSRKVSVVTLGCARNETDSEELAARLDQGGWSLTEESDDADVIMVNTCGFIEQAKTESIDTLLAASDTGKKVVATGCMAQRYGDELAGSLPEADAVLGFDHYPRIAERLDQVLAGETVTSHRPTDRRKMLPVSPVQRQDNDTVVPGHSRESQADSAAVDQSAPAHLTVMRRRLSSGPVANLKIASGCDRRCTFCAIPSFRGSFISRHPDEIVAEAEWLASDGVRELNLVSENTTSYGKDLGDPDALVGVLKRLADIDGIEWIRLSYLQPAELRPALITAMGTIDQVVPYYDLSFQHSASEVLRRMRRFGSTETFLALLDQIRSYDPNAGARTNVIVGFPGETEADVDELADFLDRAQLDATGVFAYSDEDGTAAVELDGHVDQDVVDERVSRISALVDELVTQRAAERIGETVDVLVESVADDGVDGRAAHQAPEVDGTTALVGDVDDLRVGDMVTAQVVDAYGVDLTAEVIEVSR, encoded by the coding sequence CTGGTGTCAGCAGTGGATGAAAACTCACGAAAAGTATCGGTCGTCACCCTAGGATGCGCTCGCAATGAAACCGACTCCGAAGAGTTGGCGGCGCGTCTGGACCAGGGTGGGTGGTCGCTCACCGAGGAAAGCGACGACGCCGATGTCATCATGGTGAATACCTGCGGTTTCATCGAGCAGGCCAAGACCGAATCGATCGACACGCTTCTGGCGGCGTCCGACACCGGCAAGAAGGTCGTCGCTACCGGCTGCATGGCACAGCGTTACGGTGACGAACTGGCCGGATCGCTGCCGGAAGCCGACGCCGTTCTCGGTTTCGACCATTATCCTCGCATCGCCGAACGGCTGGATCAGGTCCTCGCCGGGGAGACGGTCACCTCGCATCGACCCACCGACCGGCGCAAGATGCTCCCGGTCAGTCCGGTACAGCGCCAGGACAACGACACGGTCGTCCCAGGCCACAGCCGGGAAAGCCAGGCCGACTCCGCGGCCGTCGACCAATCGGCGCCGGCCCACCTCACCGTCATGCGTCGACGGCTCAGCAGCGGACCGGTGGCCAACTTGAAGATCGCCTCAGGTTGCGATCGACGCTGCACCTTCTGCGCCATCCCCAGCTTCCGTGGCTCGTTCATCTCCCGTCATCCCGATGAGATCGTCGCCGAGGCGGAGTGGCTCGCCTCCGACGGCGTCCGTGAACTCAACCTTGTCAGTGAGAACACCACGTCCTACGGTAAGGACCTGGGCGACCCCGACGCGCTGGTGGGCGTATTGAAGCGCCTCGCCGACATTGACGGGATTGAGTGGATACGGCTGTCGTACCTGCAGCCGGCCGAACTGCGCCCGGCGCTGATTACGGCAATGGGAACGATAGACCAGGTCGTTCCCTATTACGATCTGTCGTTCCAGCATTCCGCATCGGAGGTACTGCGGCGGATGCGGCGTTTCGGTTCCACCGAGACCTTCTTGGCGCTTCTCGATCAAATTCGCTCCTATGACCCGAACGCGGGAGCCCGCACGAACGTCATCGTCGGCTTCCCCGGCGAGACGGAGGCCGACGTCGACGAATTGGCGGATTTCCTGGATCGGGCCCAGCTGGATGCCACCGGAGTATTCGCCTACTCTGACGAAGACGGGACCGCCGCCGTCGAACTCGACGGTCACGTGGACCAAGACGTCGTCGACGAACGTGTCAGCCGCATATCGGCATTGGTCGACGAGCTGGTCACCCAGCGCGCGGCGGAGCGTATCGGTGAGACCGTCGACGTGCTGGTGGAATCGGTCGCCGACGACGGTGTCGACGGGCGGGCGGCGCATCAGGCCCCCGAGGTGGACGGAACGACCGCGCTGGTGGGCGATGTCGACGATCTTCGGGTGGGCGATATGGTTACGGCACAAGTTGTAGACGCCTACGGTGTAGATCTGACCGCTGAAGTAATCGAGGTTTCTCGGTGA
- the pgsA gene encoding CDP-diacylglycerol--glycerol-3-phosphate 3-phosphatidyltransferase, translating into MSTHPRPVSVWNIANAITVARIALIPLFVYIVVQSGMDDAKLQIIATAVFLIASLTDFLDGWLARSRGLVTSFGKLADPIADKALIGAALILFSFYEVLPWWVTVIILVRELGITGLRMAVLRHAVIPAGSGGKAKTVFQISAVAWYLFPWPEPIDMLGPILMAIAFVLTVFTGLDYLWKAWKVSGRNVG; encoded by the coding sequence GTGAGCACACATCCCCGACCGGTATCGGTGTGGAATATCGCCAATGCCATTACCGTCGCGCGAATCGCGCTGATCCCGCTGTTCGTCTATATCGTCGTTCAATCGGGTATGGACGACGCCAAGCTCCAAATCATCGCGACCGCGGTGTTTCTCATCGCCTCCCTTACCGATTTTCTGGACGGTTGGCTGGCGCGTTCGCGCGGATTGGTGACGTCGTTCGGTAAGCTCGCCGATCCGATCGCGGACAAGGCGTTGATCGGGGCCGCGCTTATTCTGTTCAGTTTTTACGAGGTACTCCCGTGGTGGGTAACGGTTATTATTCTGGTTCGTGAACTGGGAATAACCGGACTACGCATGGCTGTTTTGAGACATGCGGTGATTCCGGCGGGTAGCGGTGGTAAAGCCAAGACTGTTTTTCAGATCTCCGCTGTGGCCTGGTATTTGTTCCCTTGGCCCGAGCCGATTGACATGCTGGGGCCGATATTGATGGCTATAGCGTTCGTACTGACGGTATTCACCGGACTGGACTATCTCTGGAAAGCCTGGAAAGTGTCTGGACGCAATGTCGGGTAA
- a CDS encoding helix-turn-helix domain-containing protein: MVLMREMLGQTLRRRRRAQRRTLREVSKDANVSLGYLSEIERGHKEPSSELLSSVCGALQVKLSEVLADVTREVSRAERDDHVETDATQVRVLPRPQLPATEHRRPLGGGDKHARPKGSSVPVNSSHKRTTGGEVTNSVLESIG, from the coding sequence ATGGTCTTGATGAGGGAAATGCTTGGACAGACCCTTCGACGACGTCGCCGTGCCCAAAGGCGGACCCTGCGCGAGGTTTCCAAAGACGCGAACGTGAGTCTGGGGTACCTCTCCGAAATCGAAAGAGGTCACAAGGAACCGTCCAGCGAGCTGCTCTCGTCGGTTTGCGGCGCACTCCAAGTGAAACTCAGCGAGGTCCTAGCGGATGTCACCCGTGAAGTCTCCAGGGCCGAACGCGACGATCACGTGGAAACGGACGCCACACAGGTTCGGGTGCTGCCTCGTCCGCAGCTGCCCGCCACCGAGCACCGTCGCCCTCTGGGTGGCGGCGACAAGCACGCTCGGCCCAAGGGTTCTTCCGTGCCGGTGAATTCGTCTCACAAGCGAACGACGGGTGGCGAAGTGACCAATTCGGTGCTGGAGTCGATCGGCTGA
- a CDS encoding PspA/IM30 family protein has protein sequence MANPFVKGWKYLMALFGAKIDEHADPKIQIQQAIEEAQKQHQTLVSQAASVLGNQRQLEMKLNRQMEEVERLQSQARQALVLADKARADGDESKAREFENTAEVLAGQLVSTEQSLEDLKVMHDQALQAADQAKEAVENNQKMLQQKLQERTKLMGQLEQAKMQETIASSLESMSSTAGGGSTPDFGEVRDKIESRYSTAMGRAELASNSVEGRMMEVEKASQDMAGVSRLDQIRASMEGDKLSGSASESKGAEEKPAAEGKDSSVTNARLADIRASMDDGGEADTAKS, from the coding sequence ATGGCCAATCCGTTCGTTAAGGGCTGGAAGTATCTAATGGCGCTGTTCGGCGCGAAAATCGATGAACACGCCGACCCCAAGATTCAAATCCAGCAAGCCATTGAAGAGGCACAGAAGCAGCACCAGACCTTGGTCAGCCAGGCTGCCTCCGTATTGGGAAACCAGCGTCAGCTGGAGATGAAGCTGAACCGTCAGATGGAAGAGGTCGAGCGCCTCCAATCGCAGGCTCGCCAGGCGTTGGTCCTTGCCGACAAAGCCCGTGCCGACGGGGACGAGAGCAAAGCCCGCGAGTTCGAAAACACCGCTGAAGTGCTCGCCGGTCAATTGGTGTCCACCGAACAGTCGCTGGAAGACCTGAAGGTCATGCACGACCAGGCCCTTCAAGCGGCGGACCAGGCGAAGGAAGCGGTGGAGAACAACCAGAAGATGCTGCAGCAGAAGCTGCAGGAGCGCACCAAGCTCATGGGGCAGCTCGAACAGGCCAAAATGCAGGAGACGATCGCTTCGTCGTTGGAATCGATGTCCAGCACCGCCGGTGGTGGCAGCACGCCCGACTTCGGCGAGGTGCGCGACAAGATCGAATCGCGCTACTCCACGGCCATGGGGCGTGCCGAATTGGCGAGCAACAGTGTGGAAGGCCGCATGATGGAGGTCGAGAAGGCCTCCCAAGACATGGCGGGTGTCTCGCGACTCGATCAGATTCGTGCCTCCATGGAAGGCGACAAGCTCTCCGGTTCGGCCTCGGAATCGAAGGGGGCCGAAGAGAAGCCAGCGGCCGAGGGGAAGGACTCGTCGGTCACCAACGCTCGTTTGGCCGATATCCGCGCCTCGATGGACGACGGTGGAGAGGCCGACACCGCGAAAAGCTAG
- a CDS encoding pyrimidine reductase family protein — MHKLPTLNRLDGLTDDELREAYRPPKESWLRVNFVSSADGAATLDGVSGGLSGQEDKRVFKLLRAGCDVLLAGMGTVSAENYGPLLLSSERRQWRLAQGKPEYPVMAVASASAGLSPTASLITDAPRTPIVVCAADAPASRLSALREVCDVIAVGRGAIDYQSAIAHLRERGLRHVLSEGGPRVFGDLVAAGLVDELDVTYSPLLVGAGPDRIAAGTPAKATNSMRLAHALEANGNLICRYLSQ, encoded by the coding sequence GTGCACAAGCTACCTACCCTGAACCGGCTGGACGGGCTGACCGACGATGAACTGCGCGAGGCCTATCGACCCCCGAAGGAATCCTGGTTGCGGGTGAACTTCGTGTCGTCGGCCGACGGAGCCGCCACCCTCGACGGAGTCAGCGGCGGCCTGTCGGGACAGGAGGACAAGCGGGTTTTCAAGCTTCTACGCGCCGGCTGTGACGTCCTGCTGGCGGGAATGGGAACCGTGTCGGCCGAGAACTACGGCCCCCTGTTGTTGAGTTCCGAGCGGCGGCAGTGGCGGCTCGCCCAAGGGAAACCCGAGTATCCCGTCATGGCGGTGGCGAGCGCTTCGGCAGGTTTGAGCCCGACGGCGTCGCTGATCACCGATGCCCCACGTACTCCGATCGTCGTCTGTGCCGCCGACGCACCGGCATCACGCCTTTCCGCGCTCCGTGAGGTCTGCGACGTGATCGCCGTCGGTAGGGGCGCGATCGACTATCAGTCCGCGATCGCACACTTGCGTGAACGCGGACTGCGGCATGTCCTCAGCGAGGGTGGACCGCGCGTTTTCGGTGATCTTGTGGCCGCCGGACTGGTCGACGAGTTGGACGTCACCTATTCGCCCTTGTTGGTGGGCGCGGGGCCCGACCGGATAGCTGCGGGAACGCCCGCGAAGGCGACGAATTCCATGCGACTGGCCCACGCCCTGGAAGCCAACGGTAATTTGATCTGCCGATATCTGTCACAATGA